ACTGTGCTGTTAGCAAAACAGATTCTCATAAGGGAAGGAACAAATCTTTCGTTTTCAATCCTACAAAAGTATGAATTATTATTCAGTTCCTTCGAGGGCAATGacattcatgaaaaaaaaactcatcaCCATGGTTAAAACTGAAGTCGACGCCTCTGGTTGTTACAGTTCACAATGGTAAGTTTAACCGAAATGAGAACCGGCTGAACCTGTCGTTGTGAATgctgtgaattttttttgtatcgttACCAAAAggtttcatcatcatcataccAAAAGGTTTAGTCATGGATATTACACTTTAATATGATACAGTCCTAGTCGAGGGTCAATGAAAGAGAAGTAGTCAGGTAGTTAACACAACTTTgttccaatgaaagtataaaacatgtatggtctaatgtcggCTCGGAGGACATAAGGATTTTGTAAACGCACtcgtttttatattattttgacataaattatgAGTGCGATCaagatcgaccatacctgttttatactttcattagATTCATAGGCATTCGAACAGGGACAAAAATAAGATACGTTCTAAGTTACATCCTGTCCACCatgaatattgttgaaaatacCTTATAACTTGAATAAAATCTCATCTTCATGTACAGTAACGACGGTAACGACCTCAATagttataattttatttcgttaatacagtgttaaaagagcgtaaaagagagaaaaatgacCAGTTGCTTAACTGGTTTCGATGAGTTACGTCAAAAattgtatgtaaaagtccagttaactaggaacaaaccagtaaatttaactgagctcgatgggtgaacactctttttgacattctcttttAACACTATTACAGTGTTAAAGAGCGTAAAAACAGGagaaaaaaccagttaatttaactgatctCGATTTCGACTCTCTTTTAACACCGtatatagactgttatgatcagagcgagaaaaccgaagaccagtttattataacttgccttgggatacttgtcaaaatatctctttctcttttatcataacactctatgaAGTGTTTCGTTTCCACTCTgattgaaaatcgaaaatatttgagttGGGACGATTGGCACTAGACGGCTACTCCCATCGCAAAATGTTGATGACAGCGCGTTTgtcaatacattttcaaagTCTGTCCCATCGGTGGACATTTGTTTTAAACAACCgatatttatgtgaaaaataaacaattttgtgtgtaaacaATGGTCGATGACGAATGTTATGTGGCCAGATTGAATGAGCTTCTCAGACAAAACAGCATCATCATTCAAAACGATTATTCGTTCAcgagaaaatatcaaaagtgccAAACAGAGATCGGTAAGTCCGTTATGGTTTAAAATGCTATGGAAGATTGTGGTTTTATTATGTATCAAGAAACACAGGCTTACGAGATCACCATAGTAGAATCGCTAATTTTTCGTGAGTTGATGCAGTCAGTTCTACGAAATTTTGCGAACCAATTTCTACTTCTAAATTCTAGTGATGAAAATCGACCCACAATATTTCAGCGATTAAGTGAAGCTCGATCATAATTATCCCAATATTTGGTCGGCATTTGCTTTCCACTTTCCCTGGATCATATTTTACTGATTATAGCTTCACGAACGTAATCtgattcaaatatttcgtatCTGCTTTGAAGTTAAATTGATGAGCAAAAGACTTCCAGCGAACATATAACTGGACTGAATgtgaattgatattttttttttatttccacagaaaatgcaaaattagTTTTACGTACACAAAAGAGCGAATGgaataatttcacatttaagcTGAAAGCAAGTTCGAATTCCATCGACATGTTATCACAAAAGATCAACGAAACAGACTTACAAATCGTGagaaacgaaacatttttctaacaaaataattttctaactCGTCCACTGTTCTTTTAAGGACCGTGTGAAAGGAGACATTTCCATGTTAAGCGAAAAAATCGGTCGGATTTCTAATGACATTATGACAAAGTCCTGTTCTCTGTCTAATGATGATGAATCGAAACTTATTCAAAGACAGTAAGTTCTTTGTATGAGGCAACCGACAATTGAATTattaacacaatttttgtcTCGGTTCCAGAATGGGTCTAGTGCTACTgaatacaataaaatattccaaTGAAATTCAGGCCATGCAAATTGGATTTGATGGACCTCCTAACCATACGCAAGTGAAAGATATCTATGATAAACAATGGAGCCAATTTCGAACGGAATAGAGTTTAACCAAATTGTGAATTTGTGTGGAGtatatttgtattttgttcaaattttaataaatttaattatagaCCAGCTAGAGCTGCATAAAGTCCATTATCTGATTTTAATATGTATCAACAAAAGTGTCTCAAAGAGTTCAAATCTCATGTTTTGGCCTAGGATTAGGTTTGTTAAGAAGATTTGTTCAAGTAAATTATTCGAACGTAGTCAGTGCTATTCGCACATTATGAATCAAACCAAACTTCTTCCTTACGCAAATTGTAATTCAATAAGATGAATCAATGTTCGAATAGTCGAAGTATTATAAAGCGATTATTCGTACAAAGGAGTCCGtcagtatggtttccactcaacaaaaagtactccgtgaacAACCGTAAACAAAGTAACaattgaaaaaacgaaattatgcCTCTCAcgcggagtacttttttggttaGGGGAAATAAAGCCTTACTCAACATTTGCGTTTAGTCTAATGATTGACGAACTCTTTCCTGCTGAaggaataaatttgctgccaAAAATTAATGATCTCTGATTTTTATTAGAGTGGAATAAAAACTTTCACCCGAATACATATTTACGTACTTTTGGTcggtaaatgcaatttttcttcctgtagtaccaaaaccgtcacattcactcaccaaatttagtaccgaaagagcaacattctcccctactattttctctcaattttcattcccgcttatgtcattttcgatcctatctttattctttcccaaatgtgtcaagttgttgtatgtacgcgaatgtaatgtttttagtgttttgtgacaatgcattcataaggattgctttcagcattcatacggactgctttcggcattcattcggatgtctttcggcattcctacagattgcttatttttcgacatttgtgagaatacatgcacgcacacggaacggacttctttaggcattcatacggattactttcggcattaatatggaatgcttttgcaccggtatgttgttcagttttgttgttatgttttgttcggaatgtgactttggtactccaggaagaaaaatagtatacaaaccacggatcaaaaaggtgtgttttagacccaggtggtgaaaacgtccagggatggagcgacgcgaagcggatccttggtatgtaacatactattattagtacatttttcgcatttaccgaccagaagcacgtaaagCACGAGgctccaaatttttattcccactcgtcaaaaaattaaaaaattaaaaatttggaacctcggacgtaatgtactattagtGTGAGCTTCGTAAGACATACTGAGGGCTATTGGGTAATAATAGTATCTTACATAATTAgggaaaaagatgaaaagttgagttttcgtgtgaattttgttgaaagcgtagccgaggtcaataaacacacgaaaacaagacttttcatctttttatcccgagttttgtagtggattttacatgctgaagggcgtcgaaagtagtgcttaaaacatgaaaaatgctATTTTCGACGCAAGAAGCATGTAATATACTTTGAATTCTTACAATTTTCATCCATTAAAAGCTCATCTAAATCGATATTTCTAAAATGTAACATTGGCTAAGGTTAAGGccgcaaaatcaaaaaaaaaattgagttgctgggatcgacaattattttCCTAAGAAATATGGATTTCAAACCACTTCGTAACGATCTCTTTGTCCGTCTTAACTCATTTGAGTTCTTTCTAATCTGTTCGAAGATAAGGCAAGGCAAGGAATTGAAATCAGGTGAAACTTGATcttaattttagaatttcaagCTGAACCTGGTCGAACCTGAACCTAAAATTCAAGTTCAGGTTTGTTCCAGGCTGAAGCTGAATCTGACctgaatgaaaaatactaaGGATTGTCGGGTGAAGCTAGTCTCTTTCTCGCACAGCAAGTATAAAAAGTATCACTCGAACTACTTGATTCAATTATGCAACAATGGAATCAATGAACACGAGAACCAGAACATTAATGTTCAGAACTTACTATAATTCTTCACAAAATATCGTCGGAAAAGAACCCATTTTCGCAGTCTGTATATTATACAGATCATGAATGGACTATTCTACTCAATATGCATGCAATCTTTCCATTCTTTCTAAATGCAAAATAGATGAACGCgttattcaatttcattctaaGTATTTATCAACAATCAACTTTATTCAGTGTTATAACGTTGTATCCAATCCATACGAGCGAGTATCACACATATCACACataccaacaaaaaatatgttcagTTGTTTGGTTTCTGATTTATACTTCGTTACTCGATAGCCCAGTCATTATTCAACATTCACTGGAACTCAGCGAAGcaacaagtaaataaaaagaaaattattagaaCTACAATCAACGTGTGAACGATAAGGTGTGTCGTCGGTGTGTCCTGATTTGGATTAATTTGTTTACGGTGTGGACAAGAATAAACGAGTTCTTTTGGAAAGTGAGTGATTATGATTTACATATTATTTACTGGTTACTTCTGATAATTCTAGATCATTAATACCGGAGGGTGGTATGTGATAATTGCATCGAATTAAGTGTTTAAACATTTCGATGTGAATGCTaggggtgtaacttagaactT
This Bradysia coprophila strain Holo2 chromosome X unlocalized genomic scaffold, BU_Bcop_v1 contig_130, whole genome shotgun sequence DNA region includes the following protein-coding sequences:
- the LOC119067893 gene encoding uncharacterized protein LOC119067893 — protein: MVDDECYVARLNELLRQNSIIIQNDYSFTRKYQKCQTEIENAKLVLRTQKSEWNNFTFKLKASSNSIDMLSQKINETDLQIDRVKGDISMLSEKIGRISNDIMTKSCSLSNDDESKLIQRQMGLVLLNTIKYSNEIQAMQIGFDGPPNHTQVKDIYDKQWSQFRTE